The Methanobrevibacter sp. TMH8 sequence GTTAGTGCTTATAAATTAGCACAACGTGGATTAGTGGATATTTTAGCTCTTGATGATCCACAAATAGCTTTTATTAATGATTTAGATTTTATTGCTATTGGTTATGATTACCTTGTTTTAGTTTCAGATGATGAAACACAACATAAAAGAAATATAAAAAGTAAAGAAGATCTAAAAAATTTGAAATTCATTTCAGTTGAGGGAACTGCTCAAAGGTTAGCTTGGAATACTTTTAATGAAATCAATATTCCTTTTGAAATTGTGAAAGAAGTAAAATCTGAATTTGATGCATTTAAAATTGTTAAAAATTCAAAAAACTTGTATACATTTCTAAATGCTAGCTATTTCAAAGGAAATGAAATACTAAAAGACGAAACAAAACATGCCATTAGTTTAATTCCAATTAATTCTGAAAAAAAAGAAGTCAATGAATTGATTGAATATATTTTAGGTGAAGGACAGATATTAGTAGGAAATGAAGGATTTATACCTATTAAACCTTGGAAAACAAAAGACAAAGACAATTTGTAAACAACCCAAAAAAAGTGAAAAGAAAACAAACCAAAATGAAAACAAAAAAACTAAAGAAAATTAAAAAAACTAAAGAAAGAAGTAATAAAATCAAAAAAATCCCCAAAAAATAAAATAATATAATCACATACTAATTTCAGCTAGTGTTTCATGAAACTAATAAGAATAAGCTCATGTATGGGTTCGTCTTTTCATGCACTAGATAATAGTAGTATGCAAAATAATATTATTCTATGGAAATTAATACTATTAATATTATAATACTTATATCTTTCTACTAATATTAATCATGACAAATAATAATCTTCTAATATTATATCTTTGAATTAGAAGTAATTATTAAAAATATTATATAAAAATTACATTGGATATTGTAATAAAAATAGGTTTTAAAGAGATAATAATGTGATAATCTAATAAAATATAGTTTTATAGAAAAATAAACACTAATATTGAGATTTATTTATGAAATTATAGCATTATAGTTTTATTATTAAATAATTATAATA is a genomic window containing:
- a CDS encoding LysR family transcriptional regulator, which encodes MKLKIHPKIDMEINGKIYSYKIFESLKILSENNSQRQTAKQLNISHSVLNRRIKKAEKEIGFKLVEVYGSKTYLTNDAKELINTHEKYQYRVVENDKITIAGGHIVTSFLNSIANKLPYEIDVYSSDDVSAYKLAQRGLVDILALDDPQIAFINDLDFIAIGYDYLVLVSDDETQHKRNIKSKEDLKNLKFISVEGTAQRLAWNTFNEINIPFEIVKEVKSEFDAFKIVKNSKNLYTFLNASYFKGNEILKDETKHAISLIPINSEKKEVNELIEYILGEGQILVGNEGFIPIKPWKTKDKDNL